ATGGCGAAGTGCGATCCGGACGCGTTGTCGGTGTTCGTCGGACGCCCAGTTCGCGTCTTCGTCCCGAACCCGGTCTGCAACGCGATCTACGAGCGCATCGTATGTCAGTGTCCGTTCAGTTGCATCGTCCAACGCGTTGAGGATGGCGCGTCGGTGTTCGCTCGCTACTGCCGACAGAACCGTATCGGGGGAGATCGGTCTCTCACGCCCCGAAGAACCGGAACCCGCATCAATTGACTGGATATCACGTGTCCCCAACTTTCGACTCTTATCCATACACACACAACATAGGTCCAACTATCTGGTCCTGCCCCATGGTGTATAATGGAACTAGTCAGTCCACGTGCGCCGCTGACTCGGGAGTAAGCAGTGCGTACCTCCCGAACGTACTAATGGCACGACGCAGTCGCTCCGTCACTGCCTGATCGGAAATCCCGAGTTCGGCAGCTAACTCCGCGGTCGTACAGCCCCGTGGTATGTCGTAGTATCCCATTCGGACGGCAAGCGTCAGCGCTTCTCGTTGGGGCTCACTCAAGCCGTACCACGGACCAGCCTCGGGGTCCGTTGGATTGTATATACGGGTTAGTTTCAGGGAAATGTGTGCGTTCTCACAACAGTCTTGGCACTGACTCAATCCCTCGCGGTCTGAGAATCGTATCTCGAAATTCCACCCTTCCGGTGAGCCAGTCGCACTCAGTATTTGTCCGTCGTGTTCCAAGATGCACTCAAATAGGTAGTCCTGGGTCGCATCCCAGTCCATCCTGAACAACGTCCGGTCGTCGAACACGTCCATCTCCGTGACGCTGTTGACAGCTGGATAGCGTTCGACGGTATCGAGAAAGCTGCCTTCGACCGGTTCGTAGACCCAGAAGAGCGGCACGGTCGCGTCCCCACTCGGAACGAGCGTTTCGAGTTCGATTGCCGACGCTTGCTCTAGACTGAGGATTTGTCCGAGTTCAAAGTCATCAGACGGGACACGAATCTCTGTTATCACACTCATGCTCGCTTGTGCGGCTAGATTGCCCGGTCGTACAAAAGGAGACGACATGGTGCACCATGGCTATCCGATACCAACCGGACTCCCCGCTTGCAGCACACATTATTCCGGCTATCAACGTTGCGTTGGCTCGTTTCGAAGCCATGATACACCACCCATGCTGGTTATTGGCCTGCCGAACGAACCCTTCCGCATGGCGACTGTAATGGAATTTACAAGTCCGGTAGCGGAGTTTCCGCTGGGGAGTGTGTTCGAGAATTTGCCGGGTGTGACCGTCGAACTGGAGCGATTGATTCCACACGAGACGCTGATTATCCCGTATTTCTGGGTACGCGATGCAGAAACGGAGGACATCGAGGCTGCGTTCGAACAACACGCCGGCGTGAGCAACATCCGAATGGTCGATAGCGTCGAAGACGAATATCTCATGCGAGCCGAGTGGGAACAAGAGTACTTCGGCATCCTGAGTGCGCTTGCAGAGGCCAACGTCGTCGTGCTCTCCGGAATCGGTACGAAAGACGAGTGGCGATTCGAGGTGCGCGCCGAGAGTCAGGAGGCGATCGCAGATTTTCGAGAGTATTGCCAGGAGAACGACATTCCGATAGCGATCACCGCCGTCCACGCCATGCTTCCGATCCAGGGAGAGGGCTACGAGTTGACCGAGACCCAACGCGAGGCGCTGATATTGGCCTACGAACGGGGCTACTTCGATAGCCCACGCGATGCGTCGCTGGAAGAGATCGCTGACGAGATCGGTATCACCCAGCAGTCACTATCCTCACGACTCCGACGTGGACATCGACGCCTCATTGGAGCGACGCTTAGCAGTCAATCGTGACGGCTCGGATAGCTGCTCCTTTTAAACCCCCTGTATTATCAGTATAGCTTTTGAACCGACACAGACGGCTAGAATCGGGCACGATGGACACGAAGGTATCTGGGGTTGGAGTCGAAGCGGTCGAATACGTTCAGAAATCTGGGACTGTTCGCACCCGATTTGATCAGGAGAAGACACCCGCGAGCATGGCTGTTATCGCAACGCTGGCGGACCTACTGGGGACTGACCCGGTCGAACTCGACCCGCTCTATTCTACTATTGACCCCGACGACGTAGATGCGCTCGTCCGCGTTCGAAACGGGACGAACGGAGATTCCCACGTCACGTTCACACACGAGGAGCACGCGATAACCGTACACAGCTACGGTGTGCTTACCATCACACCAGAACACGAACCCACAGCGGAGACATACGGGAGGGGCACGGGAAGATGACTTCTGAGGAGACCGCGCTTACGTCGAAGGAGGAATTAAACGCGGAGCTGAAAGCCCTCCTTCGCAGGGCCTACGAGAGTGGGCTCAATGTGGAAGGTGGATTCGAATGTCGGAACGGAGTCGAACATCCCGACTGGGACGTGATCGTCACGGAAGTCGAAAAGAACGAGCGCGCGGAGTGACCGAGGACGAGGGTACCAGTCGTGACAGATAACAGGGCTGTGAGGGAGAAACGCTGTGACGATGATCGTATCGAACGTGTGCTCTCAGCGCAACAGTGGCGAGTATTACGCGCGCTACTGGACGAACGTTCGGTGTCTGCAGATCCGATTCTTCGAAAGGCAGAGATGCTCGACTCCGGCGAGTATCTCACGATCTGTTACGAACTCCATCACGTTCTACTCCCCGAATTAGCGGATATGGGAGTTGTCGAGTTCGACAGGTTCGAAGACGAGGTGCGGCGAGGACAGAGATTTGACGAGGTGCGTCGGTCCCTCGAACAGATCGCTGACGATCATGACAAGTAACCTGGAACTGCAATCGCTTCGCTGCTGGATGTGTGCCCTGAGGCTTGCACGACGCTACGAACAGTATCCATAGCTGGTAGGAATCTCGGCGGCCAGTCCACACGTGAACTGAACAGATCGTGCGGGGCGTACTACTTACTGTCGCCACCGCCGCAGTCGACGGTACAGCGGCCATACGATCAGGACCCATGCGCCGGGCGACCAGTTCACGAACTAACCGCTGCTACCTTACCAGTGAGCGACTCAGTCCCAGCGGCGGCGACCGGTACGTTAAACAGGCGCCGCGCCAAACGCCCGCGTATGGCCATGGAACTCGATCACGAGTGTCCGGACTGCGGCGAGGAGCGGACCTTCTATCGCGCGGCGAGCACCACGCTCCACCTCGGCGAGAAGGTCAAGTGGCACTGCCCCGACTGCGACTACGGCTTCGTCCGAATCGGCGACAACGGCACCGCCGTCGACTCGAGTGCGACATAACGACCAACTCCCCTCCGATTTTAGTACGGGCGATCGCCGTCGCTTCGTGGCAGTCGCTCGTAGGCCGGCGACACCGACCGAATAATGTTCGCGATCTGCTGGAGTTCCATCCCCAGAAGGACGACGATATCGCTCAGCGAGACGATGCCGACGAGGTCGCCGTCCTCGACGACGGGAACCCGTCGAACGCCCTTGCGTGACATTTTCTCGAGGAGATCGTAGATCCCCGCGTCGGCGGCGACCGTCAGCAGGTCGCCGGAGACGATCTCGCTCACTGGCGTCGAGTTCGTCGCCCCGTCTCCCTCGAGGACCTCGAAGGCGAGGTCACGGTCGGAGACCAGCCCGATCGGCTCTCCTTCGGCGACGACGATGACGCTGCCGACGCGTTTCGTCCGCATCGTCTGGACGATGTCGGACAGCGTGGCTTCCGGTTCGACGGTGACGACGGTCTGCCGTGCGATATCGATCACTGCCATAGATGGTCCATCATCGCCGACCGGGACAAACGTTGTGCTGCGTACGGATCGACGCTCGTTACCGGTCTTCCCCGTCGAAACCATCGACCACACGGTATCTGCAGTCGAGAGCGCATACAAGATTACTTCTGCCGAGGAGTTCGTGGGATACGTATGCAAGGACGCAGGCTCGCCACGACGGACGAGATCATCGCGATCGTTAGTCCGGACAGCGACGAAGCGCTCGAGTCGCTCACCGAGTGGACCGAGGATCGGGGGCTCGAGTTGGCGACCGTCGCCGTGGGGGACGACATCGGCGACGTCTACGACGAGAGTCGAGCGACGCTGGGCGTGACGCTCGGCGGCGACGGAACCTTTCTGGAGGGGGTCAAGACGTTCAGCCCGCGGAACATCCCACAGTTGGGCGTCAACACGGGGACGCTCGCGTTTCTGGCTCGCGTCGAGCCCGAAGATCTCGGGGACGCACTCGACGAGACGCTCCGCGGGCGGGCGTCGGTCGACAGCCGCCAGCAGGTTCACGTCGAGGCACCGGGCGTCGACGCGACCGGAATCAACGACCTCATGGTTCAGCAGGTGCCCCCGGAGAACCCCATCGACCGAAAGGTGACGCGACTGGACGTCTATGCGGACGACGAGTACGTCGGCGAGTTCGAGGGGACGGGACTGGCCGTCTCGACGCCGACCGGTTCGACCGGTATCTCGCTGTCAGCCAACGGGCCGGTCCACTACCCCGTCAACAACCACACCCTCCAGATCGTCCCGCTGCACACGCACAAACTCGGCGTTCGGCCGATCGTCGTTTCCCCGGAGACCGAGCTCCGGATCGTCACGCAGGAGCAGGCGAGTCTGCTAGTCGACGGCGGCCGGGCCCACACCGTCCTCACCGAGGGCGATGAGATTACGGCCACCGGGGCCGATAAACTGGCCCACGTCGTCCGAACCAGTTACGACGATCACTTCTTCACCGCGATCACGAAGAAACTCGGCTGGGACGTTCGGGACGCCGAAGTGCCGGCGGCGAAGCGTCGCGAGCCGCTGTCCGCCGCGTCGAAGAAGTCGATAACTGCCGACGAGGAGACGGATACCGTCGAGCGTGCGCTGACGGTCGCGACGGAGGCCGCGAAGGCGGCCGGAGAGCCGTTGCGCGAACTCCACGGACAGGTGGAGTCCATCGACATCAAGACTGACAAGTCCGATATCGTTACCGAGGCTGATCATCAGGCTGATCGGATCATCACGACCGTTATTCGAAACGAGTTCCCCGACCACGCGGTCTTCTCGGAGGAGGGGGCCCGTCAGCGAGGCGCAGACAGCGACTACACCTGGGTGATCGACCCGCTCGACGGGACCGGCAACTTCGCCCACGGCAACCCCAACTACTCGATCTCGGTCGCCCTCGTCGAGGACGGCAAGCCGGTGATGGGCGTCGTTTACGTCCCCGAAACCGACGAGCTGTTCTCCGGTATCGCCGGGAAGGGCGTCTGGCGAGACGGCGACCCGATCGGGACGACCGACCGGGACCAACTCGACGAGAGCATGCTGATCTCCGGCTACGATCCCGACGGCACCTTCCTCTCGCACTTCTACCAGGAATCCCGCGGCGTCCGCCGCCTCGGCTCGGCCGCGCTCAATCTGTGTTACCTCGCCAGTGGCAGCGCGGACGCCGTCTGGGAGCACGACACCTACCCCTGGGACATCGCGGCTGGGCTCGTCATCGCCCGCGAAGCTGGCGCGACGGTCACCGATCAGGCGGGCGATCCCTACGAGTTCAATTTCGATACCGAGGACCGTGCGGCGCTGCTCGGCTCGAACGGCTCGCTTCATTCAGCACTGCTCGAGCACTTAGAGGAAAGTGTCACGACGCCGTCGCGGTAGCTCGCCCGGAAAACGGGCGGCGGTGACTACTCGAGCGAGATCACGTTCGACTCGAGGTCGCGCGGATAGTAGGTCAGCCACTCGATGCCGTCGTCGGTGACGGCGATCGTGTCCGAGTGGCGGTAGCCGTACGTGTCGGTGTAGAGCCCCGGTTCGATCGTCCAGACGTGTCCGGGTTGCATCACGGTGTCCTCGGCGTCGTAGCTCGTGTACTCGCTCTCGCAGCGACTGCCCCAGCCACGGTCGATGTACGGCGGTTCGTGGCCATCGAGTCCGATGTTGTGCCCGACGTGGTGCTGAGCGAGGTCCGAGACCCCCTGCTCCTCGAAGTACTCCTGGACCGCTCGGTCGACGTCGGCGATCGGAACGCCCGGGCCGAGCGCCTCGATCGCGATCGTTTGTGCTTCGAGCATGAGTTCGAAGTAGTGAACCTGTTCGTCGCTCGGTTCGCCGAGGAACATCGTCCGCTCGAGTTCGGAGTAGTAACCGTCGACGGTCGCCGTCGCACCCGTGATCAGGACGTCGCCGGCCTCGAGCCGGCGATTCGCGGTGTGGCCGTGGGGGAGTCGCGTCTGCTCGCCCGTGATGTACCCTGCGTGAACCGGTCCGTTGCCGCGGGTACGCGGTACGTATCGATCGCCGAGCGTATCCAGCATCGCTCGCGACGCGTCCATCGATGCCCGCTGGCTCACCGTCACCGGATGGGCGCCGGGTTCGGTGTACTCCGCGAGATAGCGGTGACCCAGGTTCGCCCACGTCGCGGACTCGCGGATCAGGTCGACCTCCGCGTCCGACTTCTCCCAGCGCAGTCGCGGGACCCACGACTGCGTGTCGACATTGACGTGGTCGGTGAGTGGCGGCCCCTCGTAGCCCATCGTCCCGGGTGCGCCCTCGGCGTCCGCCGCGACGCGCTCCGCGTCGAGTCCGGAAAGCATCTCGACTGCCACCGCGATCGGTCGGCCGCCCGGATAGTCGCGGTAGTGGTGTACCGCGTCGATCCGCGGGTTCGGCTCGACGCGCTCGACCTCGAGTCGGGGCACGACGATCTCGGTTCGATCACGGGTTACGGCCAGGACGACGGGGCGCTCCGTCTGGATGTGGTCGAAGCCAGTCAGGTACTCGATGCTCGTCGCGCCGAACCAGACGCCTGCGTCCGCGTCCGTGTCTGCTATCTCGTTGCGAATGCGCTCGAGTCGTTCGTCGTACTCCGAATCTGGGAGTGCTGTAGCCATAGGAATACCTTCATACGTTCCCTCAAAAGGATTCAGGTGGTCCGTGCCTCTCGCTCGAGGATCGATGGGGGGTAACGCGAGTTACGGCAGACGATTTGCCAGTAGTATCTATCCATATTTCGTCGAGTGAGTGAACCGTTCGACTTCTCCGTTTCGAAAAAGTAGCGAAGAACCTCCTGATCAGCAGGACCTCTTCAACGGTATCTCAGGGGGAAATCCGATCCGACTTCTGCTATTCGTCCTCGAGGGCCTGCCACGACAGCCGCGGATTCCGCGCGGCGCTGGTCTGGTCGATCCGGCGAGCCGTGGTGCGGCCGGGAGCCGCTTCGAGCGTCTCGTCGTCTTCCGCCGCGACGGCGTTGAATGCGGCGGCGAGCCGATCGAGCGTTCCCTCGCTCTCGACCTCCGTGGGTTCGGTCATCAGCGCCTCGGAGACGATCTCGGGCCACTTGGTCGTCGGCGGGTGGACGCCGTAGTCGAGCATTCGCTTGGCGACATCCGCGGCGTCCTGGTCGCCCGCGCTGGCGACAAACTCGTGGTGGAACGGCTCGTAGGGGATGTCGTACTCGAGTTGACTCGCAAGGTAGTTCGCGTTGAGCACCGCCTTGGCGCTGGCGTCCGAGAGGCCCGCATCACCCAGCCGAGCGATGTAGGCGAACGTCTTGACGAGAACGAGCCAGTTGCCCTGGTAGCCGTGTACGTGGCCGATCGTGTGTTCCGGGTCGAACAGTTCGTAGGTCGACTCCCCGCTCTTGCTCTCGCCGCCTTCCCGTACTCGAGGTGCCGGGAGGAACGGAGCGAGTTCGTCGACGACACCGACCGGTCCCGCGCCCGGCCCGCCGCCGCCGTGGGGTGTCGCGAACGTCTTGTGGACGTTGTAGTGCATCACGTCGAAGCCCATATCACCCGGCCGCGCACGGCCGAGTAGGGCGTTCAAGTTCGCTCCGTCGTAGTAGAGCAGGCCGCCCACGTCGTGGACCATCTCGGAAATCTGTTCAATATCGCGCTCGAACAGCCCGAGCGTGTTCGGATTCGTCAGCATGAGCGCGGCCGTCTGCTCCGAGAGCGCGGCCTCGAGCGCCTCGAGGTCGACCCGGCCCGTGTCGTCGCTCGGGAGCGAAACGACGTCGTAGCCGCCCAACGCAGCGGTCGCGAAGTTCGTTCCGTGGGCGCTTTCGGGAACGATGACCTCGTTGCGGTGGTCCTCACCGTTGTGCTCGTGGTAGGCCGCGGCGACGCGGATGCCGACGAACTCGCCGGCCGCGCCGGCTGGCGGCTGGAGCGTCACCGCGTCCATCCCGCCGATTCGACCGAGGTAGTCCTGGAGCCGATACAGTAGCTCGAGAGTGCCCTGCAGTGAGCGTTCCGAGCGATCGGGGTGGACGGCCGCTTTCGGCAGCGCCGCGACGTCCTCGGTGAACTTCGGGTTGTACTTCATCGTACACGATCCCAGCGGATAGGGCCCGCTGTCGATCCCGTAGATCATCTGCGAGAGTCGCGTGTAGTGGCGAGCCAGTTCGGGTTCGGAGAGTTCGGGTAACTCGAGGGAGTCTCGCGTGAGGTGGTCAGGGAGGGGCGAGTCGTCGCCGACGCCGCCATTGCCGCCGTCCGTCCCGTCACCCTCAGCGCCGATCTCGACGCGCGTCAGGTCCTTCTCCGAGAGCAGCGGCTCGTACTGACCGTCCTCGACGTACCGAGCCTGATCGTAGCGGACCTGCTCGGCTCGAGGGTCGACATCGGTGCCGTTGCTCCCGTCAGTCTCATCGGAACGCTCGCTCATCGCGACACCTCCTCGAACGCCGCGACGAACCGATCGATCCGCTCGTCGGGGACGCCCGCGACACAGACCTGAATCAGGTGTTCGCCGATCACGTGGACCGCGAAGCCGCGTTGCTCGAGGTCTTCGGCGATCGCGGCCGCTGGCTGGTCGACGCGGGCGACGAACTCGCGGATGTGGTGTCGGTCGTGGATCGGCGCTTTGACGCCGACGAGGTCGTCGAGTCGCGTCGCAAGATCCGAAGCACGGGTGACGCCGCGTTCGGCGAGGTCGACCATGCCGTTCGGCCCCAGGGAGGCGGCGTGCATCGCGGTTCGAAGCGCGACCCACGCCTGATTCGTACAGATGTTGCTCGTGGCTCGCTCTCGGCGGATGTGCTGTTCGCGAGTCTGTAGCGTGAGGGTGTACGCCCGGCGATCGGTCGCGTCTTCACTTGCGCCGACCAGCCGGCCGGGTACCTGTCGGAGGTAGTCCTCGCTCGTCGCGAACAGCCCGAGTCCCATTCCGTAGCTCGTGGGCAGGCCGAGGACGCTGGCGTCGCCGACGACGACGTCGGCGCCGACGTCCGCCGGCCGTTGGAGTACGGAGAGCGCGACCGGATCCGAGCCGAGGACGAACAGCGCGTCGTGGTCCGCGGCGAGGTCGCCGATCGCCGTCAGACTCTCTTCGATCGTTCCCCGAACCGTCGGGTTCTCCGCGTAGACCATGAGGCTCTCCTCGTCGACCCGTTCCTCGAGGGCGGCGAGGTCGACGTTTCCGTCGTCGGTCGGATACTCCTCGACGACGAGGTCTGTCCCGGCAACGTAGTTCTCGAGCGTCGACCGTCGACCCTCCCGAAGGAGGTCGGGAACGAGCACGCGATGGCCGCTCGTGTCCCGGACGCGTTCGGCCAGCGTGGCAGCCTCGCCGAGCGCCGTCGCGGCGTCGTACATCGAGCAGTTGGCGATCTCGAGGCCCGTCAGTTCGACCAGCAGCGACTGGTACTCGAACAGCACCTGCAGGAACCCCTGAGACACTTCGGGCTGGTACTGCGTGTAGGAGGTGAGAAACTCCGAGCGGTCGGCGAGGTGGTCGACCAGTGACGGCACGTAGTAGCCGTAATGGCCCCGACCCAGCAGCTCCGTCAGGTCGGTGTTTCGGCCCAAAATCGACCGAACCAGCCGTCTCGTCTCGCGTTCAGAACGCGCGTCGATACCGAACGTCCCATCGAACTGGACGGGCGCCGGGATGTCGAAGAGGTCGGCTTCGGTCTCAGCGCCGACGGCCTCGAGCATCCGCGAGCGTTCCGCGTCCGTGTGGGGAGCGTACGGACTCCCCGTGGCGTGTGATCCGTGCATAGTTAGTAGCGGTCCCGGTCGAACGTCGCGGCCCGTTCCCGGCGTGGCCCGCCCCGTGCGATTCGAGACATGATACCAGCCAGTAGCGGTCACGGGGTAATGAACGCACCTCTTCGATTCCGAGAACATGTCGTTGAAACTGATTTATCACGCCAACCGAATACGGATCAGCGACGAACCGCTACCCGCCCGAGTCGGTCGCGCTATCGGCTCCGCCGTTCGGTCCGTCAGCAGTTTCATCGGTCGGTTCGTCAGCGGTCCGGTCGGTCGATTCGTCGCCGGTGTCGACTGGCGTCTTCCGAGCACCGTCGCCCTCCTCGTCCGAATCGTCGTCTGCGCCGGTCCGAATACCGGATTCTTCCTCCGTGTCGACGGCAGGATCCTCGGTCTCCTCGGTCTCCTCGAGGCCCGGTTCCGCGCCCGCCGCCGCCGCTCGCTCTCGAGCGAATGCGTCGAGCGTGACCTTCGCGCCGCCGAGGACGACGGGGCCGACGAAGAGGCCGACCGCGCCGAAGACGACGATACCGCCGAAGATACCGACGACGATGATGGCGGAGTTGAGCGCGCTCGTCCGGCCGATGAGCGCCGGGCGGAGGTAGGTGTCGGAGGCGCTGACGATCGAGCCGTAGACGACGAGCGCGACCGCACCGACGGGATCGCCTGCGACGAGCAGATAGAGCGAGACCGGAACCCAGACGCCGAACGCCCCGATCAGCGGGAGGAGCGCGAGGACGAACGTCGCGACCGTGAGCAAGACGACGGCGGGCACGCCGAGAATGGCTAGTCCGATACCCAGTGCGACCGCTTGAATCGCCGCGACGATGACGTTGCCGACAACCGAGGCCCACATGAGCTGGTCTAGATCGGCGAGGAGTTCCCGCTGAATGTCGTCGTCGATCGGGAGGACGTGACGGGTCCAGACGATGAGCCGATCGCCGTCTCGCAACAGCGCAAAGAGGACGAACACCGTGACGGTGAGCCCGATGAGCAGCCCCGGCAGTCCGCTAACGAGTTCGATTCCGCTCGTCGCGAGTCCCTGTGCCGCCGTTCCGATCGGCTCCTGATACGTCTCGAACAGTTCGACGAGATCGTCCGGCTGACCGACCACCTCGAGTCGCCGCTCCACATCGGCCATTCCGAGCGTCCCATCCTGGACGGCTGTGAGCAGTTCGATGGCCTCCCGAAGTGCGACCGCGAGAACGTACAGCATCGGCAGCAGGATCGCGAGGATGGCGACGACGACGAGCGTGAGCGCCGCGGTCATCGAGCTGACGGTGCGCTCGAGGCGGCGCTGGGCCGGCATGAGGATATACGCGAGCACGACGCCGAGTAGGACGTACTGCAGATACGGCAAGAGAATTAGGGTCGCGAGGATGGCACTCACGAGCGCGAGTAGGGCCAATCCGGTCCGTTCGGAGAGCCACTCCGGTCGGCTGGATCGATCGGGCATAGCCTCTCCTACGTCCACCTAACGGATTATTGCACTGGAAGGTTCTCGCTCTCCGTAGCCGACTACGCCTCGTCGTCGAGCAGCGACCGAGAGGAGTTCGTCACGACCAGCAGGCTGCTGATTCCCATCGCGACCGCGGCGAACAGCGGGTTGAGCAGTCCCGTTACGGCGAGCGGGATCGCGATGCCGTTGTAACAGAACGCCCATCCGATGTTCCCCTTCACGCGCCGATCGGTCGCTCGAGCGAGGTCGAAGACGGTGTCGACGGACGATAGATCGTCGTCGACGAGGGCGACGTCCGCCGCGTCGGCCGCCATCGCGGTACCCCCGCCGAGCGCGATGCCGAGGTCGGCGGCCGCGAGTGCTGGCGCGTCGTTGGTTCCGTCGCCGATCATGACGGTCTGGCCCCTCTGTTTGAGCCGTTCGACGGTCTCGGCTTTCCCCTCCGGCGGGACGCCCGCGAATACGCGGTCGACCGCGTCGTGCTCGCGGAACCGAGTCGCTGCACGTGCGTCGTCGCCGGTGAGGACGACGACCTCGGCCCCGTTCTCGGAGATCGCCGTCAGCGTCTCGGTCCATCCCTCCCGCAGGTCGTCGCCGACGACGACGACGCCTTCCGCGGAACCTTCGCGGCCGACGGCGACCGGAACGCGCCCGGTTTCGCGGCTCTCGGCGATTTGGTGCTCGATCGTGTCCGGAACCGTCCAGCCCCGATCGCGGAACAGGTCCGGGTGGCCGACGACGATCTCGTCACCGTCGACGACGCCGGAGACGCCGTTTCGATGGCTCTCGAAGGACTCGACGCGTTCGGTAGCGTCGTCGTCGCTATCGGCCCCACTGGGCTCGGAGTCGGTCGACGCGATCGCGTCTCCTTCGACGGCAC
Above is a window of Natronorubrum tibetense GA33 DNA encoding:
- a CDS encoding AI-2E family transporter, which gives rise to MPDRSSRPEWLSERTGLALLALVSAILATLILLPYLQYVLLGVVLAYILMPAQRRLERTVSSMTAALTLVVVAILAILLPMLYVLAVALREAIELLTAVQDGTLGMADVERRLEVVGQPDDLVELFETYQEPIGTAAQGLATSGIELVSGLPGLLIGLTVTVFVLFALLRDGDRLIVWTRHVLPIDDDIQRELLADLDQLMWASVVGNVIVAAIQAVALGIGLAILGVPAVVLLTVATFVLALLPLIGAFGVWVPVSLYLLVAGDPVGAVALVVYGSIVSASDTYLRPALIGRTSALNSAIIVVGIFGGIVVFGAVGLFVGPVVLGGAKVTLDAFARERAAAAGAEPGLEETEETEDPAVDTEEESGIRTGADDDSDEEGDGARKTPVDTGDESTDRTADEPTDETADGPNGGADSATDSGG